One region of Streptomyces sp. CG4 genomic DNA includes:
- a CDS encoding ABC transporter substrate-binding protein has protein sequence MYLAPRTLRPRTLRRALAAATVALLATAVGCAPQPEDKASAGSSGSATKSCAKGKLATKTSGKLTIATDEPAYEPWFKDDKPANGKGFESAVAYAVARQLGYDKSAVVWQSVPFNKAFAPGVKTFDFDINQVSISAERKKAVDFSSGYYDVRQAVIALKGSKAAKATSIADLKDLKLGAQVGTTSLNYITDVVKPKQEAAAFAKNDQAKSALKNGQVDAIVVDLPTAFYITSAEVTNARIVGQFENQGGTPEQFGLVLDKGSALTSCVGGAVDALRKDGTLAKLEKQWLSDAVDAPVLK, from the coding sequence ATGTATCTCGCCCCCCGCACCCTGCGTCCCCGCACCTTGCGCCGTGCGCTGGCCGCCGCCACCGTAGCCCTGCTCGCCACCGCTGTCGGCTGTGCTCCGCAGCCCGAGGACAAGGCGTCGGCCGGCTCTTCCGGCTCTGCCACGAAGAGCTGCGCCAAGGGCAAGTTGGCCACCAAGACGTCCGGGAAGCTGACGATCGCGACGGACGAGCCGGCGTACGAGCCCTGGTTCAAGGACGACAAGCCGGCGAACGGCAAGGGCTTCGAGTCGGCGGTCGCCTACGCAGTGGCCCGGCAGCTGGGTTACGACAAGAGCGCGGTCGTCTGGCAGAGTGTGCCGTTCAACAAGGCGTTCGCGCCCGGCGTGAAGACCTTCGACTTCGACATCAACCAGGTGTCGATCAGCGCCGAGCGCAAGAAGGCCGTCGACTTCTCCTCCGGCTACTACGACGTGCGCCAGGCCGTCATCGCGCTGAAGGGAAGCAAGGCCGCCAAGGCGACGAGCATCGCGGACCTGAAGGACCTCAAGCTCGGCGCCCAGGTGGGCACCACGAGCCTCAACTACATCACCGACGTGGTGAAGCCGAAGCAGGAGGCCGCCGCGTTCGCGAAGAACGACCAGGCCAAGTCGGCACTGAAGAACGGCCAGGTCGACGCGATCGTGGTCGACCTGCCGACCGCGTTCTACATCACCTCGGCCGAGGTGACGAACGCGAGGATCGTCGGCCAGTTCGAGAACCAGGGCGGCACGCCCGAGCAGTTCGGGCTGGTGCTGGACAAGGGCAGCGCGCTGACCTCGTGTGTGGGCGGCGCCGTGGACGCCCTGCGCAAGGACGGTACGCTGGCGAAGCTCGAGAAGCAGTGGCTCTCCGACGCCGTCGACGCTCCGGTGCTCAAGTGA
- a CDS encoding amino acid ABC transporter permease: protein MTVTKRESAREGADGKGDMTGGAADDATGDRYVPSERRLARDRYKRARARRATAVAALSTLVTGVVLYLVVVNAPGWPRTKETFFSAQYAREALPKVLEGLWLNVRLLAVCGVAVLVLGMLIAIARTLRGPVFFPLRVLAAAYTDFFRGLPLIINLMIVVLGVPALRLQGVTVDPVLLGGTALTLTYSAYVAEVFRAGIESIHPSQRAAARSLGLTNRQALRYVVLPQAVRRQVPPLLNDLVSLQKDTGLVSIGGAVDAVRAADIIVGRSLNYTPYIVAGLVFVALTIPMTRFTDWVTARMDRQRAQGGSL, encoded by the coding sequence GTGACGGTCACCAAGCGCGAGTCGGCCCGGGAGGGTGCCGACGGCAAGGGCGACATGACCGGTGGCGCCGCCGACGACGCCACCGGTGATCGTTACGTACCCTCCGAACGGCGGCTGGCGCGTGACCGCTACAAACGCGCGCGTGCCCGCCGCGCCACGGCCGTCGCGGCGCTCTCGACCCTGGTCACGGGCGTCGTGCTCTACCTGGTCGTGGTCAACGCGCCGGGCTGGCCGCGCACCAAGGAGACCTTCTTCAGCGCGCAGTACGCGCGCGAGGCGCTGCCGAAGGTTCTCGAAGGGCTGTGGCTCAACGTCCGCCTGCTCGCGGTCTGCGGCGTCGCCGTCCTGGTCCTCGGCATGCTGATCGCGATCGCCCGCACCCTGCGCGGCCCGGTGTTCTTCCCGCTGCGGGTGCTGGCGGCGGCCTACACCGACTTCTTCCGCGGCCTCCCGCTGATCATCAACCTGATGATCGTGGTCCTGGGCGTGCCGGCGCTGCGGCTGCAGGGCGTGACGGTCGATCCGGTGCTCCTCGGCGGTACGGCGCTGACGCTGACGTATTCGGCGTACGTGGCCGAGGTGTTCCGGGCCGGCATCGAGTCGATCCACCCCTCGCAGCGCGCCGCGGCCCGCTCCCTGGGCCTGACCAACCGCCAGGCCCTGCGCTACGTCGTCCTCCCCCAGGCGGTACGGCGTCAGGTGCCGCCGCTGCTCAACGACCTGGTGTCGCTGCAGAAGGACACCGGTCTGGTGTCGATCGGCGGCGCGGTGGACGCGGTGCGGGCCGCCGACATCATCGTGGGGCGCAGTCTGAACTACACGCCGTACATCGTCGCGGGGCTGGTCTTCGTGGCGCTGACCATTCCGATGACCCGCTTCACGGACTGGGTGACGGCCCGGATGGACCGGCAGCGGGCCCAGGGAGGATCGCTATGA
- the aroQ gene encoding type II 3-dehydroquinate dehydratase yields the protein MPRTLANAPIMILNGPNLNLLGQRQPEIYGRDTLADVEALCAKAAAAHGGTVDFRQSNHEGELVDWIHEARLNHCAIVINPGAYSHTSVAILDALNTCDGMPVLEVHISNIHQRESFRHHSYVSLRADGVIAGCGVQGYVFGVERVAALVGEAQADA from the coding sequence GTGCCCCGCACCCTGGCCAACGCCCCGATCATGATCCTCAACGGGCCCAACCTGAACCTGCTCGGCCAGCGCCAGCCCGAGATCTACGGCAGGGACACACTGGCCGACGTCGAGGCGCTGTGCGCCAAGGCCGCGGCCGCGCACGGCGGCACGGTGGACTTCCGGCAGTCCAACCACGAGGGCGAACTGGTCGACTGGATCCACGAGGCGCGGCTGAACCACTGCGCGATCGTCATCAACCCCGGCGCCTACTCCCACACGTCGGTCGCGATTCTGGACGCACTCAACACCTGTGACGGCATGCCCGTCCTGGAGGTGCACATCTCCAACATCCACCAGCGCGAATCGTTCCGGCATCACTCCTATGTCTCGCTGCGCGCGGACGGTGTGATCGCCGGCTGCGGAGTGCAGGGCTATGTGTTCGGCGTGGAGCGCGTGGCCGCCCTGGTGGGCGAGGCCCAGGCCGACGCGTAG
- a CDS encoding ionic transporter y4hA, with the protein MIIRLRSLTRQWTILVPVLGVVLLAFTWGRDLPGAVVGLVTLVLAGSVLAAVHHAEVVAHRVGEPFGSLVLAVAVTIIEVALIVTLMADGGDKSSTLARDTVFAAVMITCNGVVGICLLVASLRHGTAVFNPEGTGAALATVATLATLSLVLPTFTTSKPGPEFSSVQLAFAAVSSLILYGLFVATQTVRHRDYFLPITRQGEVITADDHATPPSARTAWISLALLGLALIGVVGLAKAVSPTIESGVEAAGLHHAVVGVIIALLVLLPETIAALRSARRDRVQTSLNLALGSAMASIGLTIPAVALASVWLSGPLVLGLGSTHMLLLALTVVVSSLTVVPGRATPLQGGVHLVIFAAYLELAINP; encoded by the coding sequence ATGATCATTCGGCTCCGGTCGCTTACCCGGCAATGGACGATCCTCGTGCCCGTCCTCGGGGTCGTCCTGCTGGCTTTCACCTGGGGCCGTGACCTGCCGGGCGCGGTCGTCGGGCTGGTGACCCTGGTGCTCGCCGGCTCCGTCCTTGCCGCGGTGCACCACGCCGAAGTCGTCGCCCACCGTGTCGGCGAGCCCTTCGGCTCCCTGGTGCTCGCCGTCGCCGTCACGATCATCGAAGTGGCGCTGATCGTCACCCTCATGGCCGACGGCGGCGACAAAAGTTCCACCCTCGCCAGGGACACCGTCTTCGCCGCCGTAATGATCACCTGCAACGGCGTCGTCGGCATCTGCCTACTCGTCGCCTCCCTGCGGCACGGCACGGCGGTCTTCAACCCCGAGGGCACCGGAGCGGCCCTGGCGACCGTGGCGACGCTCGCCACGCTCAGCCTGGTGCTGCCGACCTTCACCACCAGCAAGCCCGGACCCGAGTTCTCCTCGGTGCAGCTGGCCTTCGCCGCGGTGTCCTCACTGATTCTGTACGGCTTGTTCGTGGCCACCCAGACCGTGCGCCACCGCGACTACTTCCTGCCGATCACCAGGCAGGGCGAGGTCATCACCGCCGACGACCACGCCACACCGCCGTCCGCGCGCACCGCCTGGATCAGCCTCGCCCTGCTCGGCCTGGCCCTGATCGGCGTGGTGGGCCTGGCCAAGGCGGTGTCGCCCACCATCGAGTCGGGAGTGGAGGCGGCCGGCCTGCACCATGCCGTCGTCGGTGTGATCATCGCCCTGCTCGTCCTGCTGCCGGAGACGATCGCCGCGCTGCGCTCCGCACGTCGCGACCGGGTGCAGACCAGCCTCAACCTCGCACTCGGCTCGGCCATGGCCAGCATCGGCCTGACCATCCCGGCCGTCGCCCTCGCCTCCGTCTGGCTGTCCGGACCACTCGTCCTCGGCCTCGGCTCGACCCATATGCTGCTGCTCGCGCTGACCGTCGTGGTCAGCTCCCTGACGGTCGTACCCGGGCGAGCCACACCCCTGCAGGGCGGAGTCCACCTGGTGATCTTCGCGGCCTACCTGGAATTGGCGATCAACCCATAG
- a CDS encoding amino acid ABC transporter ATP-binding protein: MSDADAPVLRMESVRKTFGGSVVLRDVDLAVAPHTVTALIGASGSGKSTLLRCANLLEEIDDGAIWLDGEEITDPRADQDAVRRRIGVVFQAYNLFPHMSVLDNITLAPRRVHGVSRAEAEERARELLERLGLGAKADAYPDRLSGGQQQRAAIVRALAVRPRLLLLDEITAALDPELVGEVLEVVRDLKDDGMTMVLATHEMGFARDVADQVCFLDGGVVLERGTAEQVFGDPQQERTRRFLRRIVEAGRL; this comes from the coding sequence ATGAGCGACGCAGACGCGCCCGTCCTGCGTATGGAGTCCGTCCGCAAGACCTTCGGCGGCTCCGTCGTGCTGCGGGACGTCGATCTGGCGGTCGCGCCGCACACGGTGACCGCGCTGATCGGCGCTTCCGGCTCGGGCAAGTCCACGCTGCTGCGCTGCGCCAACCTCCTGGAGGAGATCGACGACGGTGCGATCTGGCTGGACGGCGAGGAGATCACCGATCCGCGCGCCGACCAGGACGCGGTACGGCGCCGGATCGGGGTGGTCTTCCAGGCGTACAACCTCTTCCCGCACATGAGCGTGCTGGACAACATCACGCTGGCCCCGCGCCGGGTGCACGGCGTCTCCCGCGCGGAGGCCGAGGAACGGGCCAGGGAGCTGCTGGAGCGCCTCGGACTGGGTGCCAAGGCGGATGCCTACCCCGACCGGCTCAGCGGAGGTCAGCAGCAGCGTGCGGCGATCGTACGGGCGCTGGCCGTACGGCCCCGGCTGTTGCTGCTGGACGAGATCACGGCGGCGCTCGACCCCGAACTCGTGGGCGAGGTGCTGGAGGTGGTGCGGGACTTGAAGGACGACGGCATGACCATGGTGCTGGCGACGCACGAGATGGGCTTCGCGCGGGACGTCGCCGACCAGGTTTGTTTTCTGGACGGTGGAGTCGTGCTGGAGCGCGGCACCGCTGAGCAGGTTTTCGGCGACCCGCAGCAGGAACGCACGCGACGCTTCCTGCGGCGGATCGTGGAGGCGGGCCGACTGTAG
- a CDS encoding MFS transporter, with product MLRLAAASLAGTAIEFYDFFVYGTAAALVLGPLFFPTFSPLAGTLAAFATFGAGFVARPLGSVLFGHLGDRRGRRPVLVLSLLLTGASTVAVGCLPSYGSIGVAAPALLLALRFLQGLGLGGEWGGAVLLTAEHAPPGRRALWSSFPQVGPALGFVLANGVMLALSVGLSDAEFAGWGWRVPFWAAGVLALSGLWLRSSLAESPRFLEIDDHARVPFVEVVRHHGRLVLLTAGALAAGYAVFYAVTTWSLAYATERLGVSRTVMLTCVMAAVVVKASLTPFMAVLGDRYGRRPMCLTGCAACCVWMLPMVALLSTGQPLLMFLGILGALVSFITMFAVIAAYLPELYEARVRCTGAAVGYNLGGVLGGALTPIVATALAEHSGRVPWSVGAYLTGVALLSLVCFALLPETRPVPVVAVEPATG from the coding sequence ATGCTGCGACTCGCCGCGGCCTCCCTGGCGGGGACCGCGATCGAGTTCTACGACTTCTTCGTCTACGGCACGGCGGCCGCCCTGGTCCTGGGGCCGCTGTTCTTCCCGACGTTCTCTCCGCTCGCGGGGACGCTGGCGGCGTTCGCGACGTTCGGGGCGGGGTTCGTGGCCCGGCCGCTGGGCTCGGTGTTGTTCGGGCACCTCGGCGACCGGCGTGGACGGCGGCCGGTGCTGGTTCTCTCGCTGCTGCTCACGGGCGCCTCGACGGTCGCGGTGGGCTGTCTGCCGTCGTACGGATCGATCGGCGTCGCCGCGCCCGCGCTGCTGCTCGCGCTGCGCTTCCTGCAGGGCCTGGGCCTCGGCGGGGAGTGGGGCGGGGCGGTGCTGCTGACCGCCGAGCACGCACCGCCCGGGCGACGCGCCCTGTGGTCCAGCTTTCCGCAGGTGGGGCCCGCGTTGGGATTCGTGCTCGCCAACGGGGTGATGCTCGCGCTGTCGGTGGGACTGTCCGACGCGGAGTTCGCCGGGTGGGGGTGGCGTGTGCCGTTCTGGGCGGCCGGTGTGCTGGCGCTGTCCGGGCTGTGGCTGCGCTCGTCGCTCGCCGAGAGTCCTCGGTTCCTGGAGATCGACGACCACGCGCGCGTGCCGTTCGTCGAGGTCGTACGGCATCACGGGCGGCTGGTGCTGCTGACGGCCGGGGCGCTGGCCGCGGGGTACGCGGTCTTCTACGCGGTGACGACCTGGTCGCTCGCTTACGCGACGGAGCGGCTCGGGGTGAGCCGGACGGTGATGCTGACGTGTGTCATGGCCGCGGTGGTGGTGAAGGCGTCTCTCACGCCGTTCATGGCGGTGCTGGGCGACCGCTACGGGCGCCGGCCGATGTGCCTGACGGGGTGCGCGGCCTGCTGCGTGTGGATGCTCCCGATGGTGGCGCTGCTGTCCACCGGCCAGCCACTGCTGATGTTCCTCGGCATCCTGGGCGCTCTGGTCTCCTTCATCACCATGTTCGCGGTGATCGCCGCCTATCTGCCGGAGTTGTACGAGGCACGGGTGCGCTGCACGGGCGCCGCGGTGGGCTACAACCTCGGCGGAGTCCTGGGCGGCGCCCTCACCCCGATCGTGGCCACGGCGCTCGCGGAGCACAGCGGGCGCGTCCCCTGGAGCGTGGGCGCCTATCTCACGGGCGTGGCGCTGCTGAGCCTCGTGTGCTTCGCCCTGCTGCCGGAGACCCGCCCGGTGCCCGTCGTGGCGGTGGAGCCGGCGACGGGCTGA